GTCATCGTCGTCCACCCGTGCCATCACGTGCTGGAGGGGCGTGACCAGATCGCGGACGATGGCGGCCTTGGTGCGGGCATTGATGTTGAGCCGTTCGTAGCCGGACGCCAGATCCGGCGGACCGGCCACCAGGGCTTTAAGCTCCAGCACCGTCTTCCGACAGCGCTCCCACAGGTTTTCCACATCCAGGTCAGCCGGATCGGGGATCAGAATCTCACGTTTAAAATTGTGGGACAGGCGCTGGGCCAGGGTCACCACATTCCGGATAAATCGGTCCGGGTCGGCCGAAAAGTCGGCCAGCCCCATCAGCAGTTCCAGATACCGGCCGTACCGCTCCGGCCAGGTGGAACGCATCCGGGCCTTGAGCAGTTTCGTCAGCAGCGGCCCGTCGTCGACGATCTCCTGTCGAAACAGACTGCCGGTTTCAAAGGGAAAATCTTTCAACAGGGTATGGCAGAACCCGTGAATGGTCGTAATGGTGGCATTGTCAAAGGCATCCAGCGTTTCACCCAGCTTGCTGCGAACCGCATCGGAAAGATCTACTTCGTTGTCCAGGGTCGCTTCGATCTTTTGCCGGATACGCAGCTTGAGTTCGCCAGTGGCCTTTTCGGTAAAGGTAACCAGCAGAATGTTCTCCAATCGCGTATCCGCTTCCTCGCAAAGCAGACGAACCACCAGATTCTCGATGGTATAGGTCTTGCCGGTACCTGCGGAGGCTTCCACCAGGGCATGGCGGGAGATATCCACCTGGTTTGGATTGTCGATGGGAGCGAACATCATACGAACACCCTGAAACGTTGTCTGGCCCTGTCCAGAATATCCGGGGAGAGCATGGCCCCGGCCATTTGGCTGCGCAGATCCGCCGTCGTCCGCATAATTTCCTGCAAGGTCAGGTAAAAAGCCGCCCGAGCACCATCATCGATCTCGTCCGCAATGATCCAGGCCCGCAGGTCCTTATGGTCGAAAACGGTCGTAAACGGCAGCCACAGCACCGGCAAGGGGGCAAAAAAAGCCTTTAACAGGTCCGTAAGATAGGTTTTCGAGCTTTGGACATCCAGCGCATATTGCCGACTCAGCACCCTGGAGCGATAGGCCACGTGCAGGTTCATCCGGCTGGCTCCGGACCACGGGCAGGGGCAGTCTCCGGCGGACAAGGCCATCAGGGTCAGCAGCGGCCCGATCACGTACTTGTCCGCATGCCTGGACTTCCGGTTGGAGCCGGTGATCACCAGGCAGTGCCAGCTTTCGTCTTCGGCCTGCCAGAGCCACGGCAGCTGGCCGCTGAGTGCCACGGTTTGCGGCTCGTCAGCATCGGGCCGTGCCATGGAAACGGGCTCCAGACGCAGCACATTGCCTTCAACGGCCGGATATGCCTCTGTGGCCGTTCCCACCGCCACAGCTGGAAAAAAACGGCGGGCCGACTGCATCTGCTCGACAAACGGATGCAGCAACTCGCCGACCGTGGACACCTGCTGCTTCAGCCTGCCCCGGTCATGGGCGCCGAAAGCGTTGGCCGGCACCCGGCTCTTGCGGGACAGGTCCGCGTACAGCGCATCGAATTGCTCCGCCAGACAACGCTTCGGGTGGACAAACCGATCCGCCGATACCCCCGTCGACAGCCAGTGGTGCAGGGGAAGGGTCCGGATCGTATAATCCAGGGGGAATTGTGAGGCCAGCGGTTCGTCCTCCATCTCGGCCCATTCGGCCGCCGGATCGACGGGGTCGCCGATGCCCAAATGGTATCGCAAAACCGCATCCACCGGATCAAGCAGATAGCTGCGCAGCAGGCCGGTGGTCAGCGGCACCATGGGAGGCGATTCGTTTTCCGGTGGCCGCTCCAATCGATTGAAATCGGGATGGTAGCGGTCGGCGACGCCCCGTTCATCCGGCGAGGCCCGATCCTCGAAAGCCGTCCACAGCCCACTGCGTCGATAACAGCTCAGGCGGTCCACCGGACAGCTGTTGACCATCACGTCCGACCAGTCGTTGACGGCGTCCAGGGCGATATAGTCCGGGCTGTCCGGCCGGATGGGAATTTGTCGAATCTTGAACGTCTCGCCGCCGATGATCCGCTGCTCCACGTAGCGCCGAAGCTGGTGCACTACGGAGCAGGGTTCGAGGTCACGATCTTTTTGCAGATCCCGTGAAACATAGCTCAGGTAAAGCTTTCGTCCCACGGATATGAGGATTTCCAGGAACAGATAGCGGTTGCGCTCCACCGGCGTGATGTCCCCGATGCGCCGTTTGCGCGTTCGCAGGTCGAGCCGGTTTTCCGGCTCGTTTCCGGGGAAACGGCCCTCTTCCAGACCCAGTACGTAAACCACCTTGAAAGGAATGGGGCGCATGGGCATCAAGGCGGCCACCGTTACCCCTCCGGTCAGATAATCGCCCCGGCCGCCGGATATCCCGTTAAGGTGAGTCCCGACAAAGGCCCACAACGCTTCGGCGGTAAGCTCTCGGCTTTCCCGGACGGCCGCCAGATCGTCGTATCGAACGAAAAGATCGAAGGCCTGCACCAGGGATCGATAGACCGCTTCCTCCCCGCGCATGTCCGTAGAAATCTCCACAAAACCATCCAGAACCCTGAAAAAGGCGGACCGCCAATGCCTGGCCAAAGCGTTCGGGATGTTGAAGGGTTCCAGGGCCCGAGCCAGAGCCTCGATCAGCAGGCAGAATTTTTCCACCAAGGCGTCGTCGGTCGTATCGAGGTCAGCAAAGGGAACCAGGCCGTTAAAATGGGGTTGCCCTAAACCGTCGGCATCCGCCGGAGGTGTCATAATCCGGGACAAACGCAGCCGCTCCAATCCCTGGCGCCAGGAAAAACGGCCGGCCACGGGATCACCCTCTTCCCGTTGGGCCGGGTTTTCGTAGCCGTGGAAAATTCCCAGTGCGTCGGCCCATCGAATCCAGAGGGCCAATGCATCCGTGTCGTAGCGCCACTTTTGCATGACGCAGGGGTTGCGCAGCAGATCGAACACCTGTTTCCTGGAAAAATTGCCACGGGCCAGTTCCATGATGGCGACGACCGCCCGGGCAAACACGCTCTCCGTGCGTGCGACCGAATCCACAAGATTGTAGGCAATCCGGTCCGGCTGGCGGCTGAATACGGAGTCCACCACGGGTTTGTAGCGCGCCATGTCCGACACCATCACGGCAATGTCCGTCATGCATAGGGACGGATCGGCCTCCAGGTTGTACAGGATGCTGTCGTAAACCGTTTCCACTTCCCTGCGGATTCCCGGACAGGCCGCGATCTGCAGGGACCGGTCCTGGGCCAATGCGGCAGGCGGGCCGTCTTCGGTATCGAGGGTCAACAGTCCATGGCCGAGGGCAGCCAGAACCGAATCCGGACGGGGCGGCCGGGTGAAACCGGCCTGGAAATCGTAGTCGGTCAATTGGCACAGCAGGCGGATGCTCTCGCGGCCCGGCTTTCCCCAGGCGGACAGCAGGGGGTGGTCCGTCCGGCTGAACAGCTCGCCGGCCAGCATCTCGCCTTCCTCGATGGCCATGCGGCTGAACGTCTTGCGCCGGATCCATTTTTTTTCGGAAGGGGTTTTGATGTCCTCCCAATATTCGCGGGAGGGGTTCAGGCTGTATATGCGGATATCGAACCGCGATTCGAGGCGGGCCAGCAATTGCAGATGGAACGGGGAGGTTTGGGAAAGTCCGAAAAAATGAATCCGTTCCACGGCCAAGGCCCGGTTCGGATCGGCAGATGTGGCGCCGAGGACGGAACGGGCGTATTCGCCCATGGAAACCATCGGCCGGCCGCCGGCATGGACCAGTTGATTTTTCAGCGCCACCATGTCCAGGTAGATCCGTTTCTGGCAGCGTTCCATGGCATCGCTGACCGGACGGTTCTCCAGCCATTGCTGAATCATGTCCGACCGGTGGTATTCATATTCCTGAAACAGTCGCGCCAGTTCTTCGGCCAACTGCCAGCAGCGGATCTCCCTGTCCCCTTCCCTTCCCTCGCGGCTGTCCAGGTAGCGGTTGATGACGGCCAGATCGGTGGCTTCCTGATCCGGGGCCATCAAGATACAAAACAACAGCAGGGTCAGCCGTTCCCGGTCCAGCAACTCGGGCTCGGGTTCCGCCGGGTTGGAAAGGGATCGCAGCATCTGCCACAATCCGGTCTCCAGGTACTGGAAGTCCACGTTCATGAAGATGCCAGACCGGCGGGCAAGGGTGAGCTTGATCCATTTGGAAAGATTCATGTTGGGCACGATCACAACCGGCGGATCGAGCGGACTGATGGCGCTATCTGCCTGCGCCAGATTTTCCTCCAGCTTTTCCGCCAGCGGCATCAGTTGGTTGCTGAAATATAGGGTGACCCCCATGACTCATTTTCCTGTGCGTCGTCTTTTAAAAAACCGGTTTGCGGGACAGGGGAAAGCGGACAATCAAACGGTTGCAAAATAGCAGTCCGCTCCGATTTTTGCAATTTTCAATCGAAGGCTTCTTAAAAACACCCATCCCCCGTGGCGCGGTCGCCAGACGGGGGATGGGTAGATATGATGGGGCCGGTAATACTGTATTCGGCGGGTGTCTAACGGTGAGGGTGTCTGTCGTTGTGGGCGATCCAGACGCGTTCTTTGGTCCATTAGCCCTCGGAGGTCTTGACTTCGATCCAGTGCCCCGGCACCCAGCGTCCCTTGCGGTCGTAATGGCCGGGATTCCAGACTTTCTCAAAAGTGGGGGCTATCCATGTCTTTTGCCATTCCCAGTGGCCGCGGTGGTGTTCTGGACGCGGCTGGCGGTATTCCGGAGCCGGCTCCACGTAAACGACCCGGGGTTGGGAGGCATCAAGATGGGCCTGATAGATGGCATGTCCCAGGATCGCGGCCCCTAGACCGATGGCAACGCCCTCCCAGCGATGCTGCTGCTTGCTTCCCGCAAAAACGGGTGCGGCCACCAAAGTAATCGAAGTCAGCAGGACAGCTATAATGCTGAAGCGCTTTTTCGTTTTCATGGTCCTTCTCCTTTTGCGTTGGTGTTGTTTCCTTGGACACCAATGCGCCGGAAAAGTTCAAACCGCTTTGAATTTTTTTCGGGGGGTGGGGTGTAACTCAGTAACTGCCGGAGATCTTGAAAATCAGGTTGCCGTTTTCGTACTTGGGTCCGCCCACGAACAGGCTGCCTCGATTGAGCAGCTGAATCTGGCTCTGGAACACCGTGCGTTTCTTTTTCATCATCTGCAACGCGATATCGGCCCTGTTTTCACTGATATTATGGGGGGTGATCGTCAACCGGCGGTTGTCGGGGAGGGAAACCGTGCCGGACTCTCCTTTTTTCAGATCGAGGGTTTTGCTGCTGAGGAGCTTGTAGGAGGTGTAGTTGAACATGTTCTGCAGTTCGCTCACGTCCTGTTTCAGCCTAGCGTCGACACCGGATCCCTGACGGGAGGCCAGGATCGTGTCCACGCTGATACGGCAGCGTTCTTTAGCCAGAACTGTCGCGGGCATCGACACCCACAAACCGGTCAACATCAAAAGGAACAGCAGACCGGGCAATCTAACTCGCATGGTTGTCACTTTCCGTATCCGGTTCTTCATGGTACCAGAGGATGGTCTGTCGGGTTTCGGGAGTTTCGAAAATCATAACAGAAGTCATCGACCCTGTAAAAGATTTTATGACTGCGCTGGGTGCAGTCGGCCCCGGATCGACCGGCAGGTGGGTGTAAGCGAAAAAAAGCAGCAGACAGGCCGTTGCGGCAGCGGGCACGACGAATTTCAAGGAAGATAGAAAACTCGACGGGCCGCGTTTATAAAGGTGCTGATACAGGGCTTTATTGATCACCTCTTTTTCCAGAGGCGTAAAATCGACCTGCTCGGTCTCCTGCTCTACAACCCTTTTAAAATCCTGTGAAAAATCCGAATAAAAGGCCAACTGCCGCCGACAGGTTTCGCAGTACTGCAGGTGAGCCGCCATCCGATTTTTTTCATCGGGATCCAGATCGCCATCCAGATAGCGGACCAGCAAAGCATCGTCGCAAACGTTGGATTGGACGTTCGTCAAAATTCCTCCTTCACCCGCGGCCCAAGCATCTCCTTGAGCCGTTTGCGGGCATGGAACAGGCGGGAACGCACCGTTCCCAGCTTGATTCCGGTGACATCCGCAATTTCCTCGTAGGAAAGCCCTTCCAATTCCCGGAGCACAAAAACCGTTCTGATCTGTTCCGGAAGCGTTTTCAGGGCGTTTTCGATTTGCTGCCGGGTCTGCATGTCGGCCACCCGGTCCTCCGGAGTCGGCAGTTGGCTTTCGATCTCGACATTCGGTGTATCATCGTCCGTACTGTCGGTGGATACGTGCATCCATTTGAACCGCCGCGCCCATCTTCGTTTCCAGTTCAGGCATCGGTTGACCGTAATCCGGTGCAGCCAGGTGGCCAGCGAGGCATCGCCCCTGAACCCGACGATACTGCGGTACGCCTGCAAAAAAACTTCCTGGACGATATCCTTGCTTTCCTCCCGGTCCAGGGTGATTCCATAGGCCACGGAAAAAATCTTTTTTCGAAAACGGCGCACCAACAGTTGGAAAGCCCATTCATCGCCCCGTTGAAGCCGAAGAATCAGTTCCTCGTCGTGTACGATCCTGTTTTGTATAGTCTTAGACACCGGTCAGCAGATAAAGTTCAATTGTTTATCGGTTCTGGTAATGGCGGGGAAGACCGTTGAAATGCCGAAAAGCGCTGCGAATCCCCTAGGGCATCCCGATAATGACCGCAAGATCCGGTCCGGACCGGGAAAGTGAGAAGTGGATACATTTATTTCACAGGCGGGTCAAACAGAATCTGAACCTTAAGGGCCTGAAACGGGATTGGAAAACGATGATTTTACGTTGGCGGCAGCGCCATGCCATCAAAAAAAGGCGGCCTTCGCCGCCCTTTTCGATGAGAACGAAAAAGCCCCCGGCATGGTTCGTTGAGCAATCCCCACCCCGGGCGCTTTCCGAATTCGAACGTTTAGGGCCGTCCGGCTATCCCTGGGCGGCTGTGGGATTGATGCGGATTTCCACCCGTCGGTTCATCTGGCGACCCTCCGGCGTTTCATTGGTGGCTACGGGACGGCTCTCTCCGTATCCGAGGATGTTAACCCGATAGGCCTGAACGCCCCGCTGCACCAATAGATTTTTTACGCTGTTGGCCCGCCGCTCGGAAAGCTGCTGGTTGTAGGCTTCCGAACCCGTGCTGTCCGTGTGGCCTTCCACCAGGATGGCGGTCTGCGGATATTTGACCATGATCTGGGCAATGCGGTCCAGTTCGTTGTACAACCCCGGTCTCACGACATCGGAATCCAGATCGAAACTGACGTCGCCTTTCAGGGTAATGGCCAGCAGATCCCCTTCCCGTTTAACGGCGGCCGCCTCGGAAGCGGCCAGCGCATCGCGCATTTCCGCTTCCTGTTTGTCCATCATATGGCCGACGCCGGCACCGGCGGCAGCTCCTACGGCAGCGCCGGCAGCCGCCCCTAAAAGCGTTCCTTGGGTATCCCTGCCAATGGCCTGTCCCAATACGGCACCGGCGATCGCGCCACCGGCGGCCCCGTAGGCGGCGCCCTTGCCGGTATTGGTCTGGGGGGTGGCGCAACCGCTGAGAATCAGCAGCCCGATCATTCCGATCCATAGCGATTTATTCATCGTTGCCTCTCCTGTCTGATTATCTTCATAAAATTCGGTACCCAATATAATCCATGCCGCAGCAGTTGTCCAAAACAAAAACGGCAGACCGGGCCTTTGCTCCCCATAGTCGGCCCGGTCTGTTCATTCACCATTACTGGGCATCGGAAATCGATCAGTATCGCCTATTTTTATGATGATTTCCGGGTACCGGGCCATGGCCCTGCGGTTTGTTCCGGTCATTGAAGGGCGAACGGTTTCCTG
This window of the uncultured Desulfosarcina sp. genome carries:
- a CDS encoding exodeoxyribonuclease V subunit gamma, which translates into the protein MGVTLYFSNQLMPLAEKLEENLAQADSAISPLDPPVVIVPNMNLSKWIKLTLARRSGIFMNVDFQYLETGLWQMLRSLSNPAEPEPELLDRERLTLLLFCILMAPDQEATDLAVINRYLDSREGREGDREIRCWQLAEELARLFQEYEYHRSDMIQQWLENRPVSDAMERCQKRIYLDMVALKNQLVHAGGRPMVSMGEYARSVLGATSADPNRALAVERIHFFGLSQTSPFHLQLLARLESRFDIRIYSLNPSREYWEDIKTPSEKKWIRRKTFSRMAIEEGEMLAGELFSRTDHPLLSAWGKPGRESIRLLCQLTDYDFQAGFTRPPRPDSVLAALGHGLLTLDTEDGPPAALAQDRSLQIAACPGIRREVETVYDSILYNLEADPSLCMTDIAVMVSDMARYKPVVDSVFSRQPDRIAYNLVDSVARTESVFARAVVAIMELARGNFSRKQVFDLLRNPCVMQKWRYDTDALALWIRWADALGIFHGYENPAQREEGDPVAGRFSWRQGLERLRLSRIMTPPADADGLGQPHFNGLVPFADLDTTDDALVEKFCLLIEALARALEPFNIPNALARHWRSAFFRVLDGFVEISTDMRGEEAVYRSLVQAFDLFVRYDDLAAVRESRELTAEALWAFVGTHLNGISGGRGDYLTGGVTVAALMPMRPIPFKVVYVLGLEEGRFPGNEPENRLDLRTRKRRIGDITPVERNRYLFLEILISVGRKLYLSYVSRDLQKDRDLEPCSVVHQLRRYVEQRIIGGETFKIRQIPIRPDSPDYIALDAVNDWSDVMVNSCPVDRLSCYRRSGLWTAFEDRASPDERGVADRYHPDFNRLERPPENESPPMVPLTTGLLRSYLLDPVDAVLRYHLGIGDPVDPAAEWAEMEDEPLASQFPLDYTIRTLPLHHWLSTGVSADRFVHPKRCLAEQFDALYADLSRKSRVPANAFGAHDRGRLKQQVSTVGELLHPFVEQMQSARRFFPAVAVGTATEAYPAVEGNVLRLEPVSMARPDADEPQTVALSGQLPWLWQAEDESWHCLVITGSNRKSRHADKYVIGPLLTLMALSAGDCPCPWSGASRMNLHVAYRSRVLSRQYALDVQSSKTYLTDLLKAFFAPLPVLWLPFTTVFDHKDLRAWIIADEIDDGARAAFYLTLQEIMRTTADLRSQMAGAMLSPDILDRARQRFRVFV
- a CDS encoding zf-HC2 domain-containing protein, whose protein sequence is MTNVQSNVCDDALLVRYLDGDLDPDEKNRMAAHLQYCETCRRQLAFYSDFSQDFKRVVEQETEQVDFTPLEKEVINKALYQHLYKRGPSSFLSSLKFVVPAAATACLLLFFAYTHLPVDPGPTAPSAVIKSFTGSMTSVMIFETPETRQTILWYHEEPDTESDNHAS
- a CDS encoding sigma-70 family RNA polymerase sigma factor translates to MSKTIQNRIVHDEELILRLQRGDEWAFQLLVRRFRKKIFSVAYGITLDREESKDIVQEVFLQAYRSIVGFRGDASLATWLHRITVNRCLNWKRRWARRFKWMHVSTDSTDDDTPNVEIESQLPTPEDRVADMQTRQQIENALKTLPEQIRTVFVLRELEGLSYEEIADVTGIKLGTVRSRLFHARKRLKEMLGPRVKEEF
- a CDS encoding OmpA family protein, whose protein sequence is MNKSLWIGMIGLLILSGCATPQTNTGKGAAYGAAGGAIAGAVLGQAIGRDTQGTLLGAAAGAAVGAAAGAGVGHMMDKQEAEMRDALAASEAAAVKREGDLLAITLKGDVSFDLDSDVVRPGLYNELDRIAQIMVKYPQTAILVEGHTDSTGSEAYNQQLSERRANSVKNLLVQRGVQAYRVNILGYGESRPVATNETPEGRQMNRRVEIRINPTAAQG